A genomic stretch from Theobroma cacao cultivar B97-61/B2 chromosome 4, Criollo_cocoa_genome_V2, whole genome shotgun sequence includes:
- the LOC18602776 gene encoding vacuolar amino acid transporter 1, whose product MLGKLWKSMAKLPCPETSRLSHQVASETVHGANLALRQVKSDVCIEENEVCKCGHGDIEDVQSMVKGKDVDQQAGANSSFLHAVLNMSGMLIGLGQLSTPYALESGGWASVFLLVGLGVICTYTSHILGKCLERNPKSQSYADIGENAFGRKGRVLAATIIYLEIFMALVSYTISLHDNLSTVFSGAQLKLPGAKLSPSQLITVIAVLIALPSLWLRDLSSISFLSSGGILMSIIIFTSVVCTAIFGGVKANHTIPMLHMQKIPAISGLYIFSYAGHIVFPNLYKAMKDPSKFTKVSIVSFASVIALYTALAFLGAKLFGPQVKAQITLSLPQHHFITKIALWATVLTPMTKYALEFAPFAIQLEHNLPESVSSRMKLIIRGCVGSILLLSILALALSVPYFEHVLSLTGSLVSVCICVILPSAFYIKLSWPQISRRLLILNLSVVAFGLLLGVLGTISSAKLLIKSLLKAHST is encoded by the exons ATGTTGGGAAAGCTATGGAAATCAATGGCAAAATTGCCATGCCCTGAAACGAGTCGTCTCTCTCACCAAGTAGCAAGTGAGACAGTCCATGGTGCAAACTTGGCTCTGAGACAGGTGAAGAGTGATGTTTGCATTGAGGAAAATGAAGTGTGTAAATGCGGTCATGGTGATATCGAGGACGTGCAGAGCATGGTTAAGGGCAAAGATGTTGATCAACAAGCTGGGGCCAACAGCTCCTTTCTTCATGCTGTCTTGAATATGAGTGGAATGCTCATAG GTCTTGGCCAGTTATCAACTCCATATGCTCTAGAAAGTGGAGGATGGGCATCTGTTTTCCTGCTTGTAGGACTTGGGGTGATATGCACCTATACTTCTCACATCCTTGGAAAATGTCTTGAGAGGAATCCCAAATCCCAAAGCTATGCTGATATTGGAGAGAATGCATttggaagaaaaggaagagttTTAGCAGCAACCATCATCTACTTGGAAATTTTCATGGCCCTTGTGTCTTACACCATTTCACTCCATGACAATCTGAGCACGGTGTTCTCAGGGGCCCAACTCAAGCTACCGGGGGCTAAGCTATCTCCATCTCAGCTGATAACTGTGATTGCTGTCCTCATAGCACTTCCAAGTCTGTGGTTGAGAGATCTTTCTTCCATATCTTTCCTCTCATCGGGCGGTATCCTTATGTCAATTATTATCTTCACATCAGTGGTGTGCACTGCTATTTTTGGAGGTGTTAAGGCTAACCACACCATACCGATGCTACATATGCAAAAGATTCCTGCCATATCTGGACTTTACATCTTCAGTTATGCTGGCCATATTGTTTTCCCCAACTTATACAAGGCCATGAAAGATCCATCCAAGTTCACCAAG GTATCTATTGTGAGCTTTGCATCAGTCATAGCACTCTACACTGCTCTAGCATTCCTGGGTGCCAAGTTGTTTGGGCCACAAGTTAAAGCTCAGATCACCCTCAGCTTGCCCCAACACCATTTTATCACAAAAATTGCATTATGGGCGACTGTGCTAACTCCCATGACTAAATATGCACTTGAGTTTGCACCTTTTGCCATTCAGCTTGAGCATAACTTACCGGAATCTGTGAGTTCTCGCATGAAGTTGATCATAAGAGGCTGTGTAGGCTCCATCCTCCTTCTATCGATACTAGCCCTTGCTCTCTCTGTTCCATACTTTGAGCATGTCCTTAGCCTCACTGGCTCCCTTGTAAGCGTCTGCATTTGCGTGATTTTACCCTCTGCCTTCTACATCAAGCTTTCTTGGCCTCAGATATCCAGACGTCTTCTTATTCTTAACCTCTCCGTCGTTGCTTTTGGTTTGCTTCTTGGGGTACTAGGAACCATTTCATCAGCAAAGTTATTAATAAAAAGCCTCCTGAAAGCTCACTCAACTTGA
- the LOC18602773 gene encoding protein SULFUR DEFICIENCY-INDUCED 2 isoform X2, whose amino-acid sequence MKERKEIEKQLPQSPPPPYHVLHKLPPGDSPYVRAKHVQLVDKDPDAAIVLFLKAINAGDRIDSALKDMAVVMKQQDRTEEAIEAIKSFRERCSKQAQESLDNVLIDLYKKCGRIDEQIQLLKQKLRMIYEGEAFNGKPTKTARSHGKKFQVTIKQETSRILGNLGWAYMQQENYLAAEAVYRKAQIIDPDANKACNLCQCLIKQARYLEAESVLEYVVHDKLPGSSDPKSRNRVKELRQELESRQPVALASTAIELNLEDAFLEGLDQLMSQWAPYRSRRLPIFEEISSFRDQLAC is encoded by the exons atgaaagagagaaaagagataGAGAAACAGCTGCCACAgtctcctcctcctccttaTCATGTTCTTCACAAGCTTCCTCCCGGGGACAGCCCTTACGTTCGAGCGAAACATGTTCAG TTAGTAGATAAGGATCCAGACGCGGCGatagttttgtttttgaagGCGATAAATGCAGGAGATAGAATAGACAGTGCACTTAAAGACATGGCAGTGGTTATGAAGCAGCAGGATAGAACTGAAGAAGCGATTGAAGCAATAAAGTCTTTTAGGGAACGCTGCTCCAAGCAAGCTCAGGAATCACTAGACAATGTCCTCATTGACTTGTATAAG AAATGTGGGAGAATTGACGAGCAGATACAACTACTTAAGCAAAAGCTTAGAATGATTTACGAAGGTGAGGCCTTCAATGGGAAGCCTACCAAGACAGCACGGTCCCATGGCAAGAAGTTCCAAGTCACCATCAAGCAGGAGACCTCTAGAATACTG GGAAACTTGGGTTGGGCCTACATGCAGCAAGAAAACTATTTAGCAGCAGAAGCAGTCTATCGTAAAGCTCAGATAATAGACCCTGATGCCAACAAGGCTTGCAACCTTTGCCAGTGTCTGATCAAACAAGCACGTTACTTGGAAGCAGAATCCGTTCTTGAGTATGTAGTACACGATAAACTCCCAGGATCCAGTGATCCCAAATCAAGAAACCGTGTGAAGGAGCTGCGACAGGAACTCGAGTCACGACAGCCCGTAGCATTAGCTTCAACTGCAATAGAATTAAATTTAGAAGATGCTTTCCTGGAAGGACTTGACCAGTTGATGAGCCAATGGGCTCCATACAGATCAAGGAGGCTTCCTATCTTCGAAGAAATCTCTTCGTTCAGGGATCAGTTGGCTTGTTGA
- the LOC18602774 gene encoding uncharacterized protein LOC18602774 isoform X1 translates to MGQAISKTVAIAEIIKKRIPGLHQETSISSMSITDMWEPMEEGLVPLEMTCQVSLILISLSTKELNKSSPGYLGDQAPSHDQQNQYQSQQQQNQMHMPVTGLLKAFIIQIHMDEDELMVEGEDRDGAGPVTGTIQRMVVIGIRGEEVDEAEVGAIVVGMEGAGVEGKAMVMDEDGAVAVDMVVDNRLNSGIVLMVSSLAGRPTVVGRKFLLAVRSIKTFISSSYQFIFLNDMDVGSH, encoded by the exons ATGGGACAGGCAATAAGCAAAACGGTGGCCATTGCAGAGATCATAAAG AAGAGAATCCCTGGGCTGCATCAGGAAACTTCCATAAGTTCAATGAGCATAACTGATATGTGGGAGCCGATGGAAGAAGGGCTTGTTCC GTTGGAGATGACTTGCCAAGTGTCCCTTATTTTAATCTCTCTGTCAACCAAAGAGCTAAACAAATCATCTCCTGGATATTTAGG GGATCAAGCTCCATCTCATGACCAGCAGAACCAATATCAGTCTCAGCAACAGCAAAACCAAATGCACATGCCCGTAACTGGGTTATTGAAG GCATTCATCATCCAGATTCATATGGACGAGGACGAATTAATGGTAGAGGGAGAGGACAGGGATGGGGCAGGACCTGTAACAGGAACTATCCAG AGAATGGTGGTTATTGGAATCAGGGGCGAGGAGGTGGACGAGGCAGAGGTTGGGGCTATTGTG GTGGGTATGGAAGGGGCAGGGGTGGAGGGCAAAGCTATGGTCATGGACGAGGATGGGGCAGTGGCAGTGGACATGGTCGTAGACAACAGGCTTAATAGTGGGATTGTACTAATGGTTAGCTCTTTAGCAGGACGGCCTACAGTTGTTGGGAGGAAATTCTTGTTGGCTGTTAGAAGCATCAAAACATTTATATCTTCCTCTTATcagtttatttttctaaatgaTATGGATGTAGGAAGTCATTAG
- the LOC18602774 gene encoding uncharacterized protein LOC18602774 isoform X3, with protein MFCPRNSSFLKCIYNSCLKWFVQVGDDSPSVPYFNFSVNQRAKQIISWIFRDQAPSHDQQNQYQSQQQQNQMHMPVTGLLKAFIIQIHMDEDELMVEGEDRDGAGPVTGTIQRMVVIGIRGEEVDEAEVGAIVVGMEGAGVEGKAMVMDEDGAVAVDMVVDNRLNSGIVLMVSSLAGRPTVVGRKFLLAVRSIKTFISSSYQFIFLNDMDVGSH; from the exons ATGTTTTGTCCTCGTAATTCATCTTTCTTGAAGTGCATTTATAATTCTTGTTTAAAATGGTTTGTGCAGGTTGGAGATGACTCGCCAAGTGTCCcttatttcaatttctctgTCAACCAAAGAGCTAAACAAATCATCTCCTGGATATTTAG GGATCAAGCTCCATCTCATGACCAGCAGAACCAATATCAGTCTCAGCAACAGCAAAACCAAATGCACATGCCCGTAACTGGGTTATTGAAG GCATTCATCATCCAGATTCATATGGACGAGGACGAATTAATGGTAGAGGGAGAGGACAGGGATGGGGCAGGACCTGTAACAGGAACTATCCAG AGAATGGTGGTTATTGGAATCAGGGGCGAGGAGGTGGACGAGGCAGAGGTTGGGGCTATTGTG GTGGGTATGGAAGGGGCAGGGGTGGAGGGCAAAGCTATGGTCATGGACGAGGATGGGGCAGTGGCAGTGGACATGGTCGTAGACAACAGGCTTAATAGTGGGATTGTACTAATGGTTAGCTCTTTAGCAGGACGGCCTACAGTTGTTGGGAGGAAATTCTTGTTGGCTGTTAGAAGCATCAAAACATTTATATCTTCCTCTTATcagtttatttttctaaatgaTATGGATGTAGGAAGTCATTAG
- the LOC18602773 gene encoding protein SULFUR DEFICIENCY-INDUCED 2 isoform X1, whose amino-acid sequence MKERKEIEKQLPQSPPPPYHVLHKLPPGDSPYVRAKHVQFQSGHLPYALQLVDKDPDAAIVLFLKAINAGDRIDSALKDMAVVMKQQDRTEEAIEAIKSFRERCSKQAQESLDNVLIDLYKKCGRIDEQIQLLKQKLRMIYEGEAFNGKPTKTARSHGKKFQVTIKQETSRILGNLGWAYMQQENYLAAEAVYRKAQIIDPDANKACNLCQCLIKQARYLEAESVLEYVVHDKLPGSSDPKSRNRVKELRQELESRQPVALASTAIELNLEDAFLEGLDQLMSQWAPYRSRRLPIFEEISSFRDQLAC is encoded by the exons atgaaagagagaaaagagataGAGAAACAGCTGCCACAgtctcctcctcctccttaTCATGTTCTTCACAAGCTTCCTCCCGGGGACAGCCCTTACGTTCGAGCGAAACATGTTCAG tttcaatccgGCCATCTTCCCTATGCATTGCAGTTAGTAGATAAGGATCCAGACGCGGCGatagttttgtttttgaagGCGATAAATGCAGGAGATAGAATAGACAGTGCACTTAAAGACATGGCAGTGGTTATGAAGCAGCAGGATAGAACTGAAGAAGCGATTGAAGCAATAAAGTCTTTTAGGGAACGCTGCTCCAAGCAAGCTCAGGAATCACTAGACAATGTCCTCATTGACTTGTATAAG AAATGTGGGAGAATTGACGAGCAGATACAACTACTTAAGCAAAAGCTTAGAATGATTTACGAAGGTGAGGCCTTCAATGGGAAGCCTACCAAGACAGCACGGTCCCATGGCAAGAAGTTCCAAGTCACCATCAAGCAGGAGACCTCTAGAATACTG GGAAACTTGGGTTGGGCCTACATGCAGCAAGAAAACTATTTAGCAGCAGAAGCAGTCTATCGTAAAGCTCAGATAATAGACCCTGATGCCAACAAGGCTTGCAACCTTTGCCAGTGTCTGATCAAACAAGCACGTTACTTGGAAGCAGAATCCGTTCTTGAGTATGTAGTACACGATAAACTCCCAGGATCCAGTGATCCCAAATCAAGAAACCGTGTGAAGGAGCTGCGACAGGAACTCGAGTCACGACAGCCCGTAGCATTAGCTTCAACTGCAATAGAATTAAATTTAGAAGATGCTTTCCTGGAAGGACTTGACCAGTTGATGAGCCAATGGGCTCCATACAGATCAAGGAGGCTTCCTATCTTCGAAGAAATCTCTTCGTTCAGGGATCAGTTGGCTTGTTGA
- the LOC18602774 gene encoding uncharacterized protein LOC18602774 isoform X2: MGQAISKTVAIAEIIKKRIPGLHQETSISSMSITDMWEPMEEGLVPLEMTCQVSLILISLSTKELNKSSPGYLGDQAPSHDQQNQYQSQQQQNQMHMPVTGLLKIHMDEDELMVEGEDRDGAGPVTGTIQRMVVIGIRGEEVDEAEVGAIVVGMEGAGVEGKAMVMDEDGAVAVDMVVDNRLNSGIVLMVSSLAGRPTVVGRKFLLAVRSIKTFISSSYQFIFLNDMDVGSH, encoded by the exons ATGGGACAGGCAATAAGCAAAACGGTGGCCATTGCAGAGATCATAAAG AAGAGAATCCCTGGGCTGCATCAGGAAACTTCCATAAGTTCAATGAGCATAACTGATATGTGGGAGCCGATGGAAGAAGGGCTTGTTCC GTTGGAGATGACTTGCCAAGTGTCCCTTATTTTAATCTCTCTGTCAACCAAAGAGCTAAACAAATCATCTCCTGGATATTTAGG GGATCAAGCTCCATCTCATGACCAGCAGAACCAATATCAGTCTCAGCAACAGCAAAACCAAATGCACATGCCCGTAACTGGGTTATTGAAG ATTCATATGGACGAGGACGAATTAATGGTAGAGGGAGAGGACAGGGATGGGGCAGGACCTGTAACAGGAACTATCCAG AGAATGGTGGTTATTGGAATCAGGGGCGAGGAGGTGGACGAGGCAGAGGTTGGGGCTATTGTG GTGGGTATGGAAGGGGCAGGGGTGGAGGGCAAAGCTATGGTCATGGACGAGGATGGGGCAGTGGCAGTGGACATGGTCGTAGACAACAGGCTTAATAGTGGGATTGTACTAATGGTTAGCTCTTTAGCAGGACGGCCTACAGTTGTTGGGAGGAAATTCTTGTTGGCTGTTAGAAGCATCAAAACATTTATATCTTCCTCTTATcagtttatttttctaaatgaTATGGATGTAGGAAGTCATTAG
- the LOC18602775 gene encoding uncharacterized protein sll0005 has protein sequence MDVAAPRQLVYCGIDPVRFSVPRSNRVSIRTRTRRVLAVATEPKPARNGPSQPSPSKNNINGSSQSPSSKKSVNGASTRMGEVSQEIKRVRAQMEENEQLAILMKGLRGQNLRDSQFADDNIQLRLVEVDESSEFLPLVYDPASISVYWGKRPRAVATRIIQLLSVAGGFLSRLALDVINKKVKENEVARAIELREIVTSLGPAYIKLGQALSIRPDILSPVAMTELQKLCDKVPSFPDDIAMALIREELGQPWQEVYSELSSSPIAAASLGQVYKGRLKENGDLVAVKVQRPFVLETVTVDLFIIRNLGLVLRKFPQISVDVVGLVDEWAARFFEELDYVKEGENGSLFSEMMRKDLPQVVIPRTYHKYTSRKVLTTEWIEGEKLSQSTESDVGELVNVGVICYLKQLLDTGFFHADPHPGNLIRTPDGKLAILDFGLVTKLTDDQKYGMIEAIAHLIHRDYAEIVKDFVKLDFIPQGVNLEPILPVLAKVFDQALEGGGAKNINFQELAADLAQITFDYPFRIPPYFALIIRAIGVLEGIALVGNPDFAIVDEAYPYIAQRLLTDESPRLRNALRYTIYGKSGVFDADRFIDVMQAFENFITAAKSGGGENLKGDMAELGLLQNQAAIAFPRFLPSESQSNQPIQTRAALAFLLSEKGNFFREFLLDEIVKGIDALTREQLVQLMSVLGVRNAAPVFSMVPTVGPFKPAGLLPSMTEEDKIILNNVQKIVEFLTAGSSISATSNQGVNVAQAVQELLPLLPGISARVLPEVISRLSSRVLARLIRDTFL, from the exons ATGGACGTAGCAGCGCCGCGGCAGCTCGTCTACTGCGGAATCGACCCCGTCCGCTTCTCTGTCCCGCGCTCCAACAGAGTTTCTATTCGTACTCGAACAAGACGGGTTCTTGCCGTCGCAACTGAACCGAAGCCCGCTCGTAATGGGCCGTCCCAGCCCTCTCCTTCAAAAAACAACATCAACGGCTCCTCGCAGTCCCCATCATCTAAAAAATCCGTAAACGGAGCTTCCACG AGAATGGGAGAAGTTTCACAGGAAATAAAAAGAGTGAGAGCgcaaatggaagaaaatgaacaATTGGCTATACTAATGAAAGGACTTCGTGGCCAAAATTTGCGGGATTCACAGTTTGCTGATGACAACATTCAGCTTCGGCTCGTTGAG GTTGATGAAAGCAGTGAGTTCTTACCTTTGGTATATGATCCGGCTAGCATCTCTGTATACTGGGGAAAACGGCCTCGTGCTGTTGCAACTCGAATTATACAATTACTATCTGTTGCTGGGGGTTTCCTCTCACGTCTGGCTTTGGATGTGATAAACAAGAAGGTCAAAGAG AATGAAGTTGCTAGAGCTATTGAATTAAGGGAAATCGTTACCTCTTTGGGCCCAGCATATATAAAACTTGGGCAAGCATTGAGCATTCGACCAGATATACTTTCTCCTGTTGCAATGACTGAGCTGCAAAAGCTTTGTGATAAG GTTCCTTCATTTCCAGATGACATAGCAATGGCTCTTATTAGAGAGGAACTTGGTCAGCCATGGCAAGAAGTCTACTCAGAACTTTCTTCTTCACCAATAGCTGCTG CATCTCTTGGACAGGTATATAAGGGACGCTTGAAAGAAAATGGAGATCTGGTGGCTGTCAAAGTGCAAAGGCCTTTTGTTCTTGAGACGGTGACTGTTGATTTGTTCATTATAAGGAACTTGGGTCTGGTTCTCCGGAAGTTTCCTCAG ATCTCTGTAGACGTGGTTGGATTGGTTGATGAATGGGCTGCTCGATTTTTTGAGGAGCTAGATTATGTTAAAGAGGGTGAAAATGGATCACTCTTTTCTGAAATGATGCGAAAGGACCTTCCACAG gTTGTTATACCAAGGACCTACCACAAATATACATCAAGAAAGGTTCTTACTACAGAATGGATTGAAGGAGAGAAGCTATCACAAAGTACAGAAAGTGATGTTGGTGAACTGGTCAATGTTGGAGTGATATGCTACCTAAAGCAG TTGCTTGATACTGGGTTTTTCCATGCTGACCCGCATCCTGGGAATTTGATCCGCACTCCTGATGGGAAGCTAGCCATACTTGACTTTG GTCTTGTCACAAAATTAACTGATGATCAGAAGTATGGAATGATTGAGGCGATTGCTCATCTTATTCACAGGGACTATGCAGAAATAGTTAAAGATTTTGTTAAACTCGATTTTATTCCCCAAGGGGTTAATTTGGAACCCATCCTGCCTGTTCTGGCAAAGGTTTTTGATCAGGCACTTGAGGGTGGGGGTGcaaaaaacattaattttcaGGAGCTGGCAGCGGATTTGGCACAGATAACATTTGATTATCCATTTAGGATACCTCCTTATTTTGCTCTTATAATTAGGGCAATAGGGGTGTTGGAAGGAATAGCTTTAGTGGGGAATCCCGATTTTGCTATTGTGGATGAGGCCTATCCATATATTGCTCAG AGGCTCCTCACAGATGAATCCCCACGGTTGAGGAATGCTTTGCGTTACACAATATATGGGAAATCTGGTGTTTTTGATGCTGACAGGTTCATTGATGTCATGCAAGCCTTTGAGAATTTCATTACTGCAGCAAAAAGTGGAGGTGGAGAGAATTTGAAAGGGGATATGGCTGAACTAGGCCTTCTACAAAATCAAGCAGCTATTGCATTCCCTAGATTTCTACCAAGCGAATCTCAGTCAAATCAGCCTATTCAAACAAGAGCAGCCTTAGCATTTCTGCTGTCTGAGAAGGGAAACTTTTTCCGAGAATTTCTTCTGGATGAG ATTGTGAAGGGCATTGATGCGCTTACCAGGGAACAGTTAGTTCAACTAATGTCTGTGTTGGGAGTCAGAAATGCTGCCCCTGTGTTTAGCATGGTTCCTACAGTTGGACCATTCAAGCCAGCAGGACTATTGCCTTCAATGACTGAGGAGGacaaaattatattgaatAATGTTCAAAAAATTGTTGAGTTCTTAACAGCAGGAAGTTCAATATCAGCGACATCAAATCAG GGTGTAAATGTTGCTCAGGCTGTCCAAGAGTTGCTTCCATTGTTACCAGGCATATCAGCCAGGGTGCTTCCTGAGGTGATTAGCAGGTTATCATCTCGGGTATTAGCACGCCTAATTCGCGATACATTTTTGTAA
- the LOC18602777 gene encoding ubiquinone biosynthesis monooxygenase COQ6, mitochondrial, with protein MMNRIVARNFGSNVYRLRIPWRPFSNDAASNLSSSNAGNPANEGEGQQYDIAIVGGGMVGLALACSLASRPLTKHLNVAIIDSNPALGRKHFIKKEDLPDPRVSTVTPATISFFKDIGAWQYVEQHRHAYFDKMQVWDYTGLGYTKYNARDANKEVLGCVVENKVLLSSLLSCVQDTDLQKKIYPSRLTSMSILPNSSSLEEDSTASETALFTYGRLAKLELEDGHSVYAKLVVGADGGKSRVRELAGFRTTGWNYSQNAIICTVEHAVENHCAWQRFLPAGPIALLPIGDKFSNIVWTMNPKESSEFKSMSEDDFLKAVNHALDYGYGPHPTSSLLGNTDIFSWFKGDITMSARDCFEVPPNVAKLASERMVFPLSLRHASDYASKRVVLIGDAAHTVHPLAGQGVNLGFGDASILSSIISEGIAVGTDIGEVSLLKKYEADRKPANVMMMAVLDGFQKAYSVDFGPLNILRAAAFHGAHYISPLKKSIISYASGEHRLPLFS; from the exons ATGATGAACAG GATTGTCGCCAGAAACTTTGGTTCCAATGTTTATAGATTGAGAATTCCTTGGAGACCTTTCTCTAATGATGCAGCCTCAAATCTATCTAGCTCAAATGCCGGTAACCCTGCAAat GAGGGTGAAGGTCAACAATATGACATTGCGATTGTTGGAGGTGGCATGGTTGGCCTGGCTCTTGCTTGTTCCTTAG CTAGCAGACCATTAACGAAACATTTGAATGTTGCCATCATTGATAGCAATCCGGCTTTGGGGAGAAAACACTTCATTAAGAAAGAAGACCTCCCTGATCCCAGGGTCAGTACAGTAACACCAGCGACTATATCTTTCTTCAAAG ATATTGGTGCTTGGCAATACGTTGAACAGCATCGACATGCCTATTTTGATAAGATGCAG GTTTGGGATTATACTGGCTTAGGTTACACAAAATACAATGCGAGGGATGCAAACAAAGAAGTACTCGG gtgtgtggtggagaataaGGTGCTACTTAGTTCTCTGTTGTCATGTGTGCAG GATACAGATTTGCAGAAGAAAATCTACCCATCAAGATTGACTTCAATGTCTATACTACCAAATTCTTCATCCTTGGAAGAAGACAGCACAGCATCAGAGACAGCATTGTTTACTTATGGGCGTTTAGCTAAGCTGGAACTGGAGGATGGACATAGTGTATATGCGAAGTTGGTG GTAGGAGCAGATGGGGGAAAATCACGAGTTAGAGAGTTAGCAGGATTCAGAACAACTGGATGGAACTACTCACAGAATGCCATCATATGTACAGTAGAACATGCTGTAGAAAATCATTGTGCATGGCAGAGGTTTCTACCTGCTGGTCCCATTGCACTTTTGCCAATAGGTGATAAGTTTAGCAATATTGTTTGGACTATGAACCCAAAAGAGTCATCAGAGTTCAAATCAATGAGTGAGGATGACTTTCTGAAAGCCGTAAATCATGCTCTGGATTATGGTTATGGCCCTCATCCTACATCAAGCTTATTGGGTAACACAGACATTTTTTCTTGGTTCAAAGGAGATATCACCATGTCAGCTCGTGATTGCTTTGAAGTTCCACCAAATGTAGCCAAGTTGGCCTCTGAAAGAATGGTTTTCCCATTATCCTTACGGCATGCTAGTGACTATGCATCCAAGCGTGTTGTTCTAATTGGTGATGCGGCACATACTGTGCATCCTTTGGCTGGCCAAGGAGTAAATTTGGGTTTTGGAGATGCATCTATTCTTTCAAGTATAATTTCCGAGGGTATTGCAGTTGGCACAGACATTGGGGAG GTATCACTATTGAAGAAATATGAAGCAGACAGAAAACCGGCGAATGTTATGATGATGGCAGTCCTGGATGGTTTCCAGAAGGCATACTCTGTTGACTTTGGTCCTTTAAATATCCTACGAGCTGCAGCATTTCATGGGGCTCACTATATTTCACCACTTAAAAAGAGCATCATCTCTTATGCCTCGGGGGAGCACAGATTGCCACTATTTTCTTGA
- the LOC18602774 gene encoding uncharacterized protein LOC18602774 isoform X4, with translation MGQAISKTVAIAEIIKKRIPGLHQETSISSMSITDMWEPMEEGLVPLEMTCQVSLILISLSTKELNKSSPGYLGDQAPSHDQQNQYQSQQQQNQMHMPVTGLLKAFIIQIHMDEDELMVEGEDRDGAGPVTGTIQRMVVIGIRGEEVDEAEVGAIVVGMEGAGVEGKAMVMDEDGAVAVDMVVDNRLNSGIVLM, from the exons ATGGGACAGGCAATAAGCAAAACGGTGGCCATTGCAGAGATCATAAAG AAGAGAATCCCTGGGCTGCATCAGGAAACTTCCATAAGTTCAATGAGCATAACTGATATGTGGGAGCCGATGGAAGAAGGGCTTGTTCC GTTGGAGATGACTTGCCAAGTGTCCCTTATTTTAATCTCTCTGTCAACCAAAGAGCTAAACAAATCATCTCCTGGATATTTAGG GGATCAAGCTCCATCTCATGACCAGCAGAACCAATATCAGTCTCAGCAACAGCAAAACCAAATGCACATGCCCGTAACTGGGTTATTGAAG GCATTCATCATCCAGATTCATATGGACGAGGACGAATTAATGGTAGAGGGAGAGGACAGGGATGGGGCAGGACCTGTAACAGGAACTATCCAG AGAATGGTGGTTATTGGAATCAGGGGCGAGGAGGTGGACGAGGCAGAGGTTGGGGCTATTGTG GTGGGTATGGAAGGGGCAGGGGTGGAGGGCAAAGCTATGGTCATGGACGAGGATGGGGCAGTGGCAGTGGACATGGTCGTAGACAACAGGCTTAATAGTGGGATTGTACTAATG TGA